One Kitasatospora sp. MAP12-44 DNA segment encodes these proteins:
- a CDS encoding NADH-quinone oxidoreductase subunit C codes for MSDAPAPAPVPAQPHREQPHRELAIEVVGSRQGMFGTGGTGDTSGFGGLVAPIVLPGPSSRPYGGWFDEVADELEGALEEQGLDPADAIEKTVVDRGELTFHIAREHLLQVARTLRDDPALRFELCLGVSGVHYLADPGRELHAVYHLRSITHTRLIRVEVTAPDADPHIPSVVSVYPTNDWHEREAYDFFGIVFDGHPALTRIMMPDDWLGHPQRKDYPLGGIPVEYKGAQIPAPDQRRSYT; via the coding sequence ATGAGCGACGCACCCGCACCCGCACCCGTTCCCGCGCAGCCGCACCGCGAACAGCCACATCGTGAGCTGGCCATCGAGGTGGTCGGCAGCCGCCAGGGCATGTTCGGCACCGGCGGCACCGGCGACACCTCGGGCTTCGGCGGCCTGGTCGCCCCGATCGTGCTGCCCGGCCCGAGCAGCCGCCCGTACGGCGGGTGGTTCGACGAGGTCGCCGACGAGCTGGAGGGCGCCCTGGAGGAACAGGGCCTCGACCCGGCGGACGCGATCGAGAAGACCGTCGTCGACCGCGGCGAACTCACCTTCCACATCGCCCGCGAGCACCTGCTCCAGGTGGCCAGGACGCTGCGCGACGACCCGGCGCTGCGCTTCGAGCTCTGCCTCGGCGTCAGCGGCGTGCACTATCTCGCCGACCCGGGGCGGGAGTTGCACGCGGTCTACCACCTGCGCTCGATCACCCACACCCGGCTGATCCGGGTCGAGGTCACCGCGCCGGACGCCGACCCGCACATCCCCTCGGTGGTCAGCGTCTACCCGACCAACGACTGGCACGAGCGCGAGGCCTATGACTTCTTCGGCATCGTCTTCGACGGCCACCCGGCGCTCACCCGGATCATGATGCCGGACGACTGGCTGGGCCACCCGCAGCGCAAGGACTACCCGCTGGGTGGCATCCCCGTCGAGTACAAGGGCGCCCAGATCCCGGCGCCCGACCAGCGGAGGTCGTACACATGA
- a CDS encoding NADH-quinone oxidoreductase subunit A yields MNAYAPILVLGAIAAAFAVGSVVMASLTGPKRYNRAKLEAYECGIEPTPQPVGGGRFPIKYYLTAMLFIVFDIEIVFLYPWAVTFDALGIFGLVEMLLFIATVFVAYAYVWRRGGLEWD; encoded by the coding sequence ATGAATGCCTACGCACCGATCCTCGTACTCGGTGCCATCGCGGCGGCGTTCGCGGTCGGCTCCGTCGTGATGGCTTCGCTGACCGGCCCGAAGCGCTACAACCGGGCCAAGTTGGAGGCGTACGAGTGCGGTATCGAACCGACCCCGCAGCCCGTGGGCGGCGGCCGGTTCCCGATCAAGTACTACCTGACGGCGATGCTCTTCATCGTCTTCGACATCGAGATCGTCTTCCTCTACCCGTGGGCGGTCACCTTCGACGCCCTGGGGATCTTCGGGCTGGTCGAGATGCTCCTCTTCATCGCCACCGTCTTCGTCGCCTACGCGTACGTCTGGCGGCGCGGCGGCCTGGAGTGGGACTGA
- a CDS encoding NADH-quinone oxidoreductase subunit B family protein gives MGIEEKLPSGFLLTSVETAAGWVRKASLFPATFGLACCAIEMMTTGAGRYDLARFGMEVFRGSPRQADLMIVAGRVSQKMAPVLRQVYDQMANPKWVISMGVCASSGGMFNNYAIVQGVDHIVPVDIYLPGCPPRPEMLMDAILKLHEKIQHEPLGVNKLRAQELAEELALEATPTSEMRGLLR, from the coding sequence ATGGGTATCGAGGAGAAGCTGCCGAGCGGCTTTCTGCTCACCAGCGTGGAGACCGCTGCGGGTTGGGTGAGAAAGGCCTCGCTCTTCCCGGCCACCTTCGGGCTGGCCTGCTGCGCCATCGAGATGATGACGACCGGTGCCGGCCGCTACGACCTGGCCAGATTCGGGATGGAGGTCTTCCGTGGTTCACCCCGGCAGGCCGACCTGATGATCGTGGCCGGCCGGGTCAGCCAGAAGATGGCGCCGGTGCTCCGCCAGGTCTACGACCAGATGGCCAACCCCAAGTGGGTCATCTCGATGGGCGTCTGCGCGTCCTCGGGCGGCATGTTCAACAACTACGCGATCGTCCAGGGTGTCGACCACATCGTCCCCGTGGACATCTACCTGCCGGGGTGCCCGCCCCGCCCGGAGATGCTGATGGACGCGATCCTCAAGCTGCACGAGAAGATCCAGCACGAGCCGCTGGGCGTGAACAAGCTGCGGGCCCAGGAGCTGGCCGAGGAGCTGGCCCTGGAGGCCACCCCGACCAGCGAGATGCGGGGGCTGCTGCGATGA
- a CDS encoding SCO2524 family protein, with protein sequence MKLQPRQQILEIWNALGRQSFTDKAWEFGEGEPSSVSDAEQLLCVLYPATEIPALRLDEPDETQEDVLNALRDLGDSVEIPRRVINTLMDFMERHTGADEAPSFSAGAYLTSADSAVPMGPEQRELGVVDAYSLSVTLSLATLGFLKIFTRNIRRADLRERAAKLETATGIRLTAAMAGLLRSFTVSTFDADSDQGRTLCSMVNQTGAPNRVIVQQLRDKLKPVRATIRDFTLGLSATGDLENDNLLFECGWSWGVVQDAPPVETDPRIGVQPAGVAMSAPYLYFTVVALDGIADLFSDRTLTLGLLDEQQQRLAQALRLRWEVTQQYWSALARFDDEAWPLEDIPWRTSDQQESAYFSLLVASILVQDLQRRRANDDDLTRTVAVMEELALRSRTTRRMAEKDESALSLHAPGVQLTLLGSETLGPLLQWTVADFSAQLLKRSLQLSRLSRNTGSHDRLVRLAERIMDHLWQRRIAGGPGALLWDDIEAVFPKSVPGSGALSWSLTERVVECLVTAFGMVKETPIRSPQLITIATDLLSEAEHLLDKELMELGGGFSAVRTTLQQAEVQLQRARRIVRDRPGTALALTLQVLTALDELVAARRAAGWRP encoded by the coding sequence ATGAAACTCCAACCACGTCAGCAGATTTTGGAGATCTGGAACGCGCTGGGGCGCCAGAGCTTCACTGACAAGGCCTGGGAGTTCGGCGAGGGGGAGCCGAGCAGCGTCAGCGACGCCGAGCAACTGCTCTGCGTGCTCTATCCGGCGACCGAGATCCCGGCGCTGCGTCTCGACGAGCCGGACGAGACGCAGGAGGACGTGCTGAACGCGCTGCGCGACCTCGGCGACAGTGTGGAGATCCCGCGCAGGGTGATCAACACGCTGATGGACTTCATGGAGCGGCACACCGGCGCGGACGAGGCACCGAGCTTCTCGGCGGGGGCCTATCTGACCTCCGCCGACAGCGCGGTGCCGATGGGGCCCGAGCAGCGCGAACTCGGCGTGGTGGACGCCTACTCGCTCTCCGTCACCCTCTCGCTGGCCACCCTCGGCTTCCTGAAGATCTTCACCCGCAACATCCGGCGGGCCGATCTGCGGGAGCGGGCGGCCAAGTTGGAGACCGCCACCGGCATCCGGCTGACCGCGGCGATGGCCGGCCTGCTGCGCAGTTTCACGGTGAGCACCTTCGACGCCGACTCCGATCAGGGCCGCACGCTCTGCTCGATGGTCAACCAGACCGGCGCTCCGAACCGGGTGATCGTGCAGCAACTGCGCGACAAGCTCAAGCCCGTGCGCGCGACCATCCGCGACTTCACGCTCGGCCTCTCGGCCACCGGCGACCTGGAGAACGACAACCTGCTCTTCGAGTGCGGGTGGTCCTGGGGGGTGGTGCAGGACGCCCCGCCGGTCGAGACCGACCCGCGGATCGGCGTGCAGCCCGCCGGGGTGGCGATGTCCGCCCCGTACCTCTACTTCACGGTGGTCGCGCTGGACGGCATCGCCGACCTGTTCTCCGACCGCACGCTGACCCTCGGCCTGCTCGACGAGCAGCAGCAGCGCCTCGCCCAGGCGCTGCGCCTGCGCTGGGAGGTCACCCAGCAGTACTGGTCGGCGCTGGCCCGCTTCGACGACGAGGCCTGGCCGCTGGAAGACATCCCCTGGCGAACCAGCGACCAGCAGGAGTCGGCCTACTTCAGTCTGCTGGTCGCCTCGATCCTGGTCCAGGACCTGCAGCGGCGCCGGGCCAACGACGACGACCTGACCCGTACGGTGGCCGTCATGGAGGAGCTGGCGCTGCGCTCCCGGACCACCCGGCGGATGGCGGAGAAGGACGAGTCGGCGCTCTCCCTGCACGCGCCCGGCGTCCAACTGACGCTGCTGGGCAGCGAGACGCTCGGTCCGCTGCTGCAGTGGACGGTGGCCGACTTCTCCGCCCAGCTGCTCAAGCGCAGCCTGCAGCTCAGCCGCCTCTCGCGCAACACCGGCTCGCACGACCGGCTGGTGCGGCTGGCCGAGCGGATCATGGACCACCTCTGGCAGCGCCGGATCGCCGGCGGGCCCGGGGCACTGCTCTGGGACGACATCGAGGCGGTCTTCCCGAAATCCGTGCCCGGCTCGGGGGCGCTGTCCTGGAGTCTGACCGAGCGGGTGGTCGAGTGCCTGGTCACCGCGTTCGGGATGGTCAAGGAAACCCCGATCCGCAGCCCCCAGTTGATCACGATCGCCACCGATCTGCTGAGCGAGGCGGAACACCTGCTCGACAAGGAGCTGATGGAGCTCGGCGGTGGCTTCTCCGCAGTGCGCACCACGCTCCAGCAGGCCGAGGTGCAGCTCCAGCGGGCCCGCCGGATCGTTCGCGACCGGCCCGGCACCGCCCTTGCACTGACCCTCCAAGTGCTCACCGCACTCGACGAGTTGGTCGCCGCTCGGCGGGCCGCAGGGTGGAGGCCGTGA
- a CDS encoding MFS transporter, whose amino-acid sequence MLINRNFRLLAAGQAVSLTGDYVFDTTLTLWVGTVLLAGRSYAPAAVAGLLVTVAVATLLVAPLAGVFVDRWNRRRTMLAADLIRAALIGGVAVLAFLPAGTVATGAMVAVVYAAVFLSAAVSQFFSPARFAMIGEVVGEQDRGRAAGIGQSVQGIAAILGPPLAAPLLFTAGVRWALVLNALSFLVSFALVRGVWPEPRAVRPAAGRQGVGAELVAGLRTVASSAVVKALLTTVVLCSIGFAALNSVNVFFVTDNLHVAAKWYGTLDMLLGVGLLVGATMAAPLGQRFGHRRTFPLGLLGAGALLLWYSRMTQLWPALALVTVLGVALAVFNAAVAPLLIAAVPPQYLGRVFSVIGPVQQVASVAGMSMAGWFASSVPRGFHADLGGLRVGRIDMIISCSGLLTVAGALYALYALRERAAVRPVGAQAAVPEAEA is encoded by the coding sequence GTGCTGATCAACCGCAACTTTCGCCTGCTCGCGGCAGGTCAGGCCGTCTCGCTGACCGGCGACTACGTCTTCGACACGACCCTGACGCTCTGGGTCGGCACCGTCCTGCTGGCCGGCCGCTCGTACGCGCCAGCCGCCGTCGCCGGGCTGCTGGTCACCGTGGCCGTGGCGACGCTGCTGGTGGCGCCGCTGGCGGGGGTGTTCGTCGACCGCTGGAACCGGCGGCGGACGATGCTGGCGGCGGACCTGATCCGGGCCGCGCTGATCGGTGGCGTGGCGGTCCTGGCCTTCCTGCCGGCCGGGACGGTCGCGACCGGTGCCATGGTGGCGGTGGTCTACGCGGCGGTCTTCCTCAGCGCGGCGGTGTCGCAGTTCTTCAGCCCGGCGCGGTTCGCGATGATCGGCGAGGTGGTGGGGGAGCAGGACCGGGGTCGGGCGGCCGGCATCGGCCAGTCGGTGCAGGGCATCGCCGCGATCCTCGGACCGCCGCTGGCGGCGCCGCTGCTCTTCACGGCCGGCGTGCGCTGGGCGCTGGTGCTGAACGCGCTCTCGTTCCTGGTCTCCTTCGCCCTGGTGCGCGGCGTATGGCCGGAGCCGCGAGCGGTGCGGCCGGCCGCCGGGCGCCAGGGGGTGGGCGCCGAACTCGTCGCTGGGCTGCGGACGGTGGCGTCGAGCGCGGTGGTCAAGGCGCTGCTGACCACCGTCGTGCTGTGCTCGATCGGCTTCGCCGCGCTCAACTCGGTCAACGTCTTCTTCGTCACGGACAACCTGCACGTCGCGGCCAAGTGGTACGGGACCCTGGACATGCTGCTCGGCGTCGGCCTGCTGGTCGGCGCGACGATGGCCGCGCCGCTGGGGCAGCGCTTCGGCCACCGCCGGACGTTCCCGCTGGGCCTGCTTGGGGCGGGGGCTCTGCTGCTCTGGTACTCCCGGATGACCCAGTTGTGGCCGGCGCTCGCGCTGGTCACCGTGCTCGGGGTGGCGCTCGCCGTCTTCAACGCCGCGGTCGCACCGCTGCTGATCGCCGCTGTTCCGCCGCAGTACCTCGGGCGGGTCTTCTCGGTGATCGGTCCGGTGCAGCAGGTGGCCAGTGTGGCGGGGATGAGCATGGCGGGCTGGTTCGCCAGCAGCGTGCCCAGGGGCTTCCACGCGGACCTGGGCGGTCTGCGGGTCGGACGGATCGACATGATCATCAGCTGCTCGGGCCTGCTCACCGTGGCGGGCGCGTTGTACGCGTTGTACGCGCTGCGCGAGCGCGCCGCGGTCCGACCGGTGGGGGCGCAGGCGGCGGTGCCGGAGGCGGAGGCTTAA
- a CDS encoding SCO2523 family variant P-loop protein, with product MLIFATSDKGGTGRSVTSANIAYRRSLLGDDVCYLDFDFGSPTSAAVFDVPDALRGVEQAGLHSYLRGNVAEPKRVNVWAESDSVGLRHRPPGSGQLVLVPGDRGGGEFVTGQDAVRRCAELFVRLEEEFDIILVDLSAGRSYAAEMVLEATARPELASSTGRWLVFHRWTRQHIIAASGLVYGDRGIMAAGAARGHDEEELRECVRFVRAAVPDPSSPMFAQLRPAQAAWLRACDQDLTRLASEYRLGPTRALGVVPLDPLLQWQEQLITDDDVLASKVANPETVEAFSALAAALTDAQAWEGQL from the coding sequence GTGCTGATCTTCGCGACCTCGGACAAGGGCGGCACCGGCCGCTCGGTCACCAGTGCCAACATCGCCTACCGCCGCTCGCTGCTCGGCGACGACGTCTGCTACCTGGACTTCGACTTCGGCTCGCCCACCAGCGCCGCGGTCTTCGACGTCCCCGACGCGCTGCGCGGGGTGGAGCAGGCCGGTCTGCACTCCTACCTGCGGGGCAATGTGGCGGAGCCCAAGCGGGTCAACGTCTGGGCCGAGTCGGACAGCGTGGGCCTGCGCCACCGGCCGCCGGGGAGCGGGCAGTTGGTGCTGGTGCCGGGTGACCGCGGGGGTGGTGAGTTCGTCACCGGCCAGGACGCGGTGCGGCGCTGCGCGGAGCTGTTCGTGCGCCTGGAGGAGGAGTTCGACATCATCCTGGTGGACCTCAGCGCCGGGCGATCCTATGCTGCGGAGATGGTCCTGGAGGCCACCGCCAGACCGGAGTTGGCGTCCTCGACCGGCCGTTGGCTGGTCTTCCACCGGTGGACCAGGCAGCACATCATCGCGGCCTCCGGGCTGGTCTACGGCGACCGCGGCATCATGGCGGCGGGAGCGGCGCGCGGGCATGACGAGGAGGAGCTGCGCGAGTGCGTGCGGTTCGTGCGGGCCGCGGTGCCGGACCCGTCGTCGCCGATGTTCGCCCAGCTGCGACCGGCTCAGGCGGCCTGGCTGCGGGCCTGCGACCAGGACCTCACCCGGCTGGCCTCCGAGTACCGGCTCGGTCCGACCCGGGCGCTGGGGGTGGTCCCGCTGGATCCGCTGCTGCAGTGGCAGGAGCAACTGATCACCGATGACGACGTGTTGGCCAGCAAGGTGGCCAACCCCGAGACGGTGGAGGCGTTTTCGGCTCTGGCGGCGGCGCTGACCGACGCCCAGGCCTGGGAGGGCCAGCTGTGA
- a CDS encoding DMT family transporter: MRTPSQAAAPRGIVTDLPVLLVAVVWGSSYLAVKHLATPQSVVAMLVLRFGLVLPVLGLFARRGLRGLGRAEWLGGALLGGILGSIFLLESYGVVHTTATNAGLIISLTMVFTPLAESLVGRADGRVPLPRAFVVAAGLSVLGVGLLTQGAGLHAPSVGDLLVFGAAVVRTAHVLAMSRARALKDTDSLALTWVQLAAAAVVFALVSPFAGSSPWSLAASYGPGQWADLLYLAVFCTLVAFLVQMWAVRATSPSRVSLLLGTEPLWAAVVGIVLGGDRLVPLAFCGGLLVLAGTEWGRRVLVPGAPEPLPA; encoded by the coding sequence ATGAGAACTCCTTCACAAGCCGCCGCGCCCCGCGGGATCGTCACTGACCTTCCCGTGCTGCTGGTCGCGGTGGTCTGGGGTTCCAGCTACCTCGCGGTGAAGCACCTGGCCACCCCGCAGAGTGTGGTGGCGATGCTGGTGCTGCGGTTCGGTCTTGTCCTGCCGGTGCTCGGGCTATTCGCCCGCCGTGGCCTGCGCGGGTTGGGGCGGGCCGAGTGGCTGGGCGGGGCGTTGCTCGGGGGGATCCTGGGGTCGATCTTCCTGCTGGAGAGCTATGGGGTGGTGCACACCACGGCGACCAATGCCGGTCTGATCATCAGCCTCACGATGGTCTTCACTCCGCTCGCCGAGAGCCTGGTCGGCCGCGCCGACGGCCGGGTGCCGCTGCCGCGCGCGTTCGTCGTCGCGGCCGGGCTGTCCGTGCTCGGCGTCGGCCTGCTGACGCAGGGCGCCGGCCTGCACGCCCCGTCCGTCGGTGACCTGCTGGTGTTCGGCGCGGCCGTGGTCCGGACCGCGCACGTGCTGGCGATGTCGCGGGCCAGGGCGCTGAAGGACACCGACTCGCTGGCCCTGACCTGGGTCCAACTCGCGGCGGCGGCAGTGGTGTTCGCCCTGGTCTCGCCGTTCGCCGGGTCGAGCCCGTGGTCGCTGGCGGCGTCGTACGGTCCGGGGCAGTGGGCCGACCTGCTCTACCTCGCGGTGTTCTGCACGCTGGTCGCGTTCCTGGTCCAGATGTGGGCGGTCCGGGCCACCTCGCCGTCCCGGGTGAGCCTGCTGCTGGGCACCGAGCCGCTCTGGGCCGCCGTGGTCGGCATCGTGCTCGGCGGCGACCGGCTGGTGCCGCTCGCGTTCTGTGGCGGCCTGCTGGTGCTGGCGGGCACCGAGTGGGGCCGCCGGGTCCTAGTGCCGGGCGCCCCGGAACCGCTGCCCGCCTGA
- a CDS encoding SCO2521 family protein, translating into MKAGQAKGGAVDPPALLLGEVRTSLLQHSVELPRTSAVQLLQLRHGERVRTSERPNGQALSPDLLTGVDCPLPTASRRAVRGVGTAQSRAVLTEGRVLQASVRVRIAATGGSLRLPWGHYLARPGTVEPAGRLRGTDLVDGFLEASGSAGELDLGAIAERLLSEVQGHPVLDRRAPFRSRRTRLLWTAVLATEGGEPPGGRFTIEDGTLRTLRLTLERVDPVAVVAFCEDLALHDWLLTTLVLLIERSGLGSLPGPDPLRRLRPAVDHLLHLWMPGARVDPALAPLWAGLEVRPGFSRQWTGAVQRIRDHLALQAVDLAFRSHLGG; encoded by the coding sequence ATGAAGGCCGGCCAGGCGAAGGGGGGCGCGGTCGACCCGCCGGCCCTGCTGCTGGGCGAGGTGCGCACCAGCCTGCTGCAGCACTCCGTCGAACTGCCCCGGACCTCGGCCGTCCAGCTGCTCCAACTGCGGCACGGCGAGCGGGTGCGGACCTCGGAGCGGCCGAACGGGCAGGCCCTCTCGCCCGACCTGCTGACCGGTGTCGACTGCCCGCTGCCGACCGCCTCGCGCCGGGCGGTGCGCGGCGTCGGGACGGCGCAGTCGCGGGCGGTGCTCACCGAGGGGCGGGTGCTGCAGGCGTCCGTGCGGGTCCGGATCGCCGCCACCGGGGGCAGCCTGCGACTGCCGTGGGGGCACTACCTGGCCCGGCCCGGGACCGTCGAGCCGGCCGGGCGGCTGCGCGGGACGGATCTGGTCGACGGGTTCCTTGAGGCGTCCGGTTCGGCCGGCGAGCTCGATCTCGGGGCCATCGCGGAGCGGCTGCTGTCCGAGGTGCAGGGGCACCCGGTGCTGGACCGCCGCGCGCCGTTCAGGTCCCGGCGCACCCGGTTGCTGTGGACGGCGGTGCTGGCCACCGAGGGCGGCGAGCCGCCGGGCGGCCGCTTCACCATCGAGGACGGCACGCTGCGTACCCTGCGGCTCACCCTGGAGCGGGTGGACCCGGTCGCGGTGGTCGCGTTCTGCGAGGATCTGGCGCTGCACGACTGGCTGCTGACCACGCTGGTGCTGCTGATCGAGCGCAGCGGCCTGGGCTCGCTGCCGGGCCCCGATCCGCTGCGCCGGCTGCGTCCGGCCGTCGACCACCTGCTGCACCTGTGGATGCCCGGGGCCCGGGTCGACCCGGCGCTCGCGCCGCTCTGGGCGGGCCTTGAGGTCCGTCCCGGCTTCAGCCGGCAGTGGACGGGGGCCGTCCAGCGGATCCGGGACCACCTGGCGCTGCAGGCCGTCGACCTGGCCTTCCGCAGCCATCTCGGGGGCTGA
- a CDS encoding SCO2522 family protein, with protein sequence MDTSFREVSSDPRTASVPLSHLSLELGHLYMDDFAAGPARLREQFSKVKPWADAARADAARAAGAGSADGRARVSTCFLVDDYFTRFSSPAEVLPQVLEQAEQCGLVIDYLARESACAEVGALQPARLVESRLVQSPTPGSNGSRPPATEAGWLSNGERTPSDGLLEAMRSTTGWQAPRETEARRHSVFLDVEIWDEQDGRRTWSCPFLAAVWQLLRLGLLRDHGQQAIQPVPRDEAFPESWDALPPLVQLTPGAYPFAAYRTFSVLASRFLPIEHAVRVILQQWSPEEPVLRQIAERAERERLPVPDDLTDRVAYLFHHQR encoded by the coding sequence TTGGACACCTCGTTCCGGGAAGTCTCCTCGGACCCGCGGACGGCCTCAGTGCCGCTGTCCCACCTCTCGCTGGAGCTGGGCCACCTCTACATGGACGACTTCGCGGCCGGCCCGGCCCGGCTGCGCGAGCAGTTCAGCAAGGTCAAGCCCTGGGCGGACGCGGCCCGGGCGGACGCGGCCCGGGCGGCCGGCGCCGGGTCGGCCGACGGCCGGGCCAGGGTCAGCACCTGCTTCCTGGTCGACGACTACTTCACCCGCTTCTCCTCGCCGGCCGAGGTGCTGCCGCAGGTGCTGGAGCAGGCCGAGCAGTGCGGCCTGGTGATCGACTACCTGGCCCGCGAGTCGGCCTGCGCCGAGGTCGGCGCCTTACAGCCGGCCCGCCTGGTGGAGTCGCGCCTGGTGCAGTCGCCGACCCCCGGCAGCAACGGGTCGCGGCCGCCGGCCACCGAGGCGGGCTGGCTGAGCAACGGCGAGCGCACCCCCTCGGACGGCCTGCTGGAGGCGATGCGCAGCACCACCGGCTGGCAGGCGCCGCGCGAGACCGAGGCGCGTCGGCACTCGGTCTTCCTGGACGTGGAGATCTGGGACGAGCAGGACGGCCGCCGCACCTGGTCCTGCCCGTTCCTGGCCGCCGTCTGGCAGTTGTTACGGCTGGGCCTGCTGCGCGACCACGGGCAGCAGGCGATCCAGCCCGTGCCGCGCGACGAGGCCTTCCCCGAGTCCTGGGACGCGCTGCCGCCGCTGGTCCAACTCACGCCGGGCGCCTACCCGTTCGCCGCCTACCGGACCTTCTCGGTGCTGGCCTCCCGGTTCCTGCCGATCGAGCACGCGGTGCGGGTGATCCTGCAGCAGTGGTCGCCCGAGGAGCCGGTGCTGCGGCAGATCGCCGAGCGCGCCGAGCGCGAGCGCCTGCCGGTGCCGGACGATCTGACCGACCGGGTCGCCTACCTGTTCCACCACCAGCGATGA
- a CDS encoding geranylgeranyl reductase family protein, whose protein sequence is MTETAVESTAVESTADVIVVGAGPAGATTAYYLAQAGLDVLLLEKTEFPREKVCGDGLTPRATKQLVDMGIDVSTDNGWLHNKGLRIIGGGVRLELDWPELSAFPDYGLVRKRADFDELLARQAQKAGARLYERCNVSGPVLDERTGRITGVTAKLGAEKREVVFRAPLVVAADGNSTRLSLAMGLHRREDRPMGVAYRTYFTSPRHDDDYLESWLELWDTRGGDKKLLPGYGWIFGMGDGTSNVGLGILNSSPAFGELDWREVLKAWCASMPAEWGYTPENMTDPIRGAALPMAFNRQPHYTRGLLLVGDAAGMVNPFNGEGIAYAMESGQIAARTIVQAHARVTPAGRERALHAYPAVLKDVYGGYYTLGRGFVKLIGNPKIMQLATQRGLTHPVLMKFVLKMLANLTDPQGGDAMDRIINGLAKVAPNA, encoded by the coding sequence GTGACCGAGACCGCCGTCGAGAGCACTGCCGTCGAGAGCACCGCTGACGTCATCGTGGTGGGGGCGGGCCCGGCGGGCGCGACCACCGCGTACTACCTCGCGCAGGCCGGCCTCGACGTCCTGCTGCTGGAGAAGACCGAGTTCCCGCGCGAGAAGGTCTGCGGCGACGGTCTGACCCCGCGCGCCACCAAGCAGCTGGTGGACATGGGAATCGACGTCTCGACCGACAACGGCTGGCTGCACAACAAGGGCCTGCGGATCATCGGCGGCGGGGTCCGGCTGGAGCTCGACTGGCCCGAGCTCTCCGCGTTCCCGGACTACGGGCTGGTCCGCAAGCGCGCCGACTTCGACGAACTGCTCGCCCGCCAGGCGCAGAAGGCCGGCGCCCGGCTGTACGAGCGCTGCAACGTCTCCGGCCCGGTGCTGGACGAGCGGACCGGCCGGATCACCGGGGTCACCGCCAAGCTCGGCGCGGAGAAGCGCGAGGTCGTCTTCCGTGCCCCGCTGGTGGTCGCCGCCGACGGCAACTCCACCCGGCTCTCGCTCGCGATGGGCCTGCACCGCCGCGAGGACCGGCCGATGGGCGTCGCCTACCGGACGTACTTCACCTCGCCGCGGCACGACGACGACTACCTGGAGTCCTGGCTGGAGCTCTGGGACACCCGCGGCGGCGACAAGAAGCTGCTGCCGGGCTACGGTTGGATCTTCGGGATGGGCGACGGCACCTCCAACGTCGGCCTCGGCATCCTCAACTCCTCGCCGGCCTTTGGGGAGTTGGACTGGCGCGAGGTGCTCAAGGCGTGGTGCGCGAGCATGCCCGCGGAGTGGGGCTACACGCCGGAGAACATGACCGACCCGATCCGCGGCGCGGCGCTGCCGATGGCGTTCAACCGCCAACCGCACTACACGCGCGGCCTGTTGCTGGTCGGCGACGCGGCCGGCATGGTCAATCCGTTCAACGGCGAGGGCATCGCCTACGCCATGGAGTCGGGCCAGATCGCCGCCCGCACCATCGTCCAGGCCCACGCCCGGGTCACCCCCGCCGGCCGCGAGCGCGCCCTGCACGCGTACCCCGCGGTGCTCAAGGACGTCTACGGCGGCTACTACACGCTGGGGCGCGGCTTCGTGAAGCTGATCGGCAACCCGAAGATCATGCAGCTCGCCACCCAGCGCGGGCTGACCCACCCGGTCCTGATGAAGTTCGTCCTCAAGATGCTCGCCAACCTCACCGACCCGCAGGGCGGCGACGCGATGGACCGCATCATCAACGGCCTCGCCAAGGTGGCTCCGAACGCCTGA
- a CDS encoding peptidylprolyl isomerase: MPRKRLVTAAAAAALVLGATSAASAATVSPDVKAAPAATTPAASCGFTAAVPADDFKGIPVFDAKKAARPYSATLKTSQGSITFQALTAQAPCTTFSFRFLADHDYFDGTHCHRLTTQRLWVLQCGDPTGTGSGGPGYSFNDENLTGATYPAGTVAMANAGPNTNGSQFFFVWKDTKLSPAYTPFGKITAGLDVLQKIAAGGEDDQNGPGDGFPTLPVNIKHVKLSNSR, encoded by the coding sequence ATGCCCCGCAAGCGTCTCGTCACCGCCGCCGCTGCCGCTGCCCTGGTCCTCGGTGCGACCAGCGCCGCGTCGGCCGCCACCGTCTCACCCGACGTCAAGGCGGCCCCGGCGGCGACCACTCCGGCCGCCTCCTGCGGGTTCACGGCCGCGGTGCCCGCCGACGACTTCAAGGGCATCCCGGTCTTCGACGCCAAGAAGGCCGCCAGGCCCTACAGCGCGACGCTGAAGACCAGCCAGGGATCGATCACCTTCCAGGCGCTGACCGCCCAGGCGCCGTGCACCACCTTCTCGTTCCGCTTCCTGGCCGACCACGACTACTTCGACGGCACCCACTGCCACCGCCTCACCACCCAGCGCCTGTGGGTCCTGCAGTGCGGCGACCCGACCGGCACCGGCAGCGGCGGCCCGGGGTACTCCTTCAACGACGAGAACCTGACCGGCGCCACCTACCCCGCCGGCACGGTGGCGATGGCCAACGCGGGCCCGAACACCAACGGCAGCCAGTTCTTCTTCGTCTGGAAGGACACCAAGCTCTCCCCCGCCTACACCCCGTTCGGCAAGATCACCGCCGGTCTCGACGTCCTGCAGAAGATCGCCGCCGGCGGCGAGGACGACCAGAACGGCCCCGGCGACGGCTTCCCCACCCTCCCCGTCAACATCAAGCACGTGAAGCTCAGCAACTCCCGCTGA